GTCACAAACACTTCGTCCAGATAATTTTTGCCAACATCCAGAATCTCGAGTTTGTTCAGTCCAATCAATTGGGCCATATTGAACGTGTTAATCATGTTTGTCGACAAATTCAGTTCCCTCAACATCGAGCAGAGCACAAACTGATCATCGTTGATTTCCTTTATGTTGTTATTCTGCAGCTCCAATATCTGAAGCTCTTCCAGTCCGGAAAATAAACTTTCCGGTAACTTCTCAATCAAATTGTCGTCCATATAGAGTTGACGCAAATGGCCCAACCCATCAAAGGCATGCTCTTCCAAGTATTTTACGGTGTTGTTGTAAAGCGATAGTATCTCCAGCTGCAACGCACCATTGAACACAAAGTTGTTCAGCtttgaaattttattattatacaaGTGCAGCTCCTGCAATCGTTGTGCATTAGCAAACGTTCCGCCCAGAAGTTTTTGAATGTTGCACGCATCACTCGAGAGATACTGGATGGCAGGAAACGTTTCGAACACCTTCTTCGGCAAAACCACCATCGAACAATCCCGGAATGCAATACTGGTGTCATTGAAGTTTTGCACGCCGAAAAAGATGCTGTCAGCTTCCGATTCGTTGCGTATGATCACATCTCGGAACAAACAGTCGTAATAGTTCGCGGTCAGGGTGCAGTTAAATTTGATCTCTCGTCGTCCGTCTATCATTCGCGCCAGGATACACAGCCCGATGaaactggaaaaaaatgaaaaaagttgagGTTCAGCAATAATTCACTTCGTAATGATATTTTACTTACAAGAAGTACCAGAACGACGTCGCCATTTGTGTATGATTGGGGCGTTCTGTGGACGAATGTTTTGCTCCCGTCCAGCGATTAAACATTCGGAACGATGGCGTTATCAAGAAGAATCTCACGCCAATGTGCTCGCGAGACGATGGAATGAGTTGCCATGTAATTTTTTTACGATCCACAGTAAAATAATGTATTGCAGcgcaatgattttttgaacagcAATGATGATGTTTCGAAGAAATAAGGATTGAAAAGGCCGATTTAAATGTTACAAtcgaattttaataaataataataaatagtagacatttaaataaataaaatcaataaatactATACTATTTTTTGTATggtttttatctttcaaatctaaaaaaataaaatttgtttcttCAAAGCCGTCCTCATCTTAGTGATTAGGTTTTAATCCGTGAGTTTTATCCTTGGTAAATGATTTTTAACCGTCGCTCTTTCTTTGATGGGCTCGGTGAAATACTGATTAGTTCCTGCTTTTCTGAAAGAATAAATGTTTTGTGAAAGTACGAAGGAAATCAGTTGTTCGTTTTATTTGTGTTGTCATATTTCTAGTCACATGGACTGAATATAATTTGATTGTCTGGTTTATTCAATTTTTGTGCTTTtaatagtttgctttcaaaacatttttgaaacaagtttttttggGGTAAATAACCAGAAACACATCACTttcagacattttatctttagaATGAAGTGACTATCATGCACCTCCGACGTAGCGTTCTCGTTacacccggtacagaaatgaaagacgttgtCCTACTAAAAAATTGAACACCATTTTCCGTAcattaaaattttatataaaatcTATTGTTTGTTTGCATGAATATATATTATGACGTGACTACTCTGTGcggaaaacaatatttattgagCTGTCATGCCACAAAATTAATAGCGTGTATCGAATATGAAAATTAATGTTAATTAATTGTTCTGAGTACTTTCCTCTTACTGCTAACATCCCGCTTCTCCTTCCAAAAGGCCACTCATTAACTATGTGACACTTTGAGGGAACAAGAAATTTTCTATCTTTGAGCTTTGATactaatttttaataatttttatgtgacaaaattaattttcttttaattCAAATGCAATATCGGGATACAGGTAAATCATACAGTTCATATTACTTACGATAAAAAATAGAGAAGTAAGGTGCCAcacgatttttaatgatttttgaaaCGCAGTGATCACATGAAGATATGTACAATGTTGTTTGTACACATTTTAAACTCGAAGTGTGTCTGAACAAAGTAGTAGCAAATAAAAATATCGCAAGAGATATTGTagatcttttgtagtttttttgaatatattgaaaAAGTCGTAAGTAACAAGAACTTTCAAAACATTAACCTTTAACGAATGAGCGTATTTTTCCAGAACGATGACGATGATTGATTGACGGATTTTTAAGAAATTAAGTGCTTCATTTCAAGAACGAGAAAAGGTGCATAATTAATATCGCTTTATTGGATTGTACGCATGTACGTACGACTCCGTTTCTCTTTCTTCTACCAGATAGTGCTCCGAAAATAGCGATAACAAACATTATTGATCGTATACAAAACTATGTATTTGCACTAAATGCTCGGAAAGGAATGCTCCAGATCACATTGCATGCATAAAAAATGCATAACCTAACAGAATGCCTGAAATATAACGGAATGCCGCATGTATGgcgacatgtgtatcgataTGTTAGGAATAGTCTAGACTACTTTTTAATCAACAAGATGAGATAataatgtacacgaataaattcggctctgttacagctgaattgctaaatgggcctaataaaataaacagatgggataaaaaaacagatcaaaaagatttttttgtgacgagaAGAAACTTATATATAgagggggtaagacggacaggtaatgtaatatacgaagcgtagaagatcgcgagaggaataatttaatTCAATAAAGATATGGATTCGTCATTTCGAAAGTGCGTTAAATGTGTTAATCAACCTAGAAATGACATAGTGTATTAAGTAGTTTAAACGGACATATACACAACTATTTTGCTTCTGGTTGCGGTCATCTGCTGGGCAATTCACATTCGGCAATTTAATTTCCTCTTATAGACGCGAGCCATTCCTTACGTATCTACCCTAGCTAGCAACATAGTTTTGCAGTTGACTAGTGATACACAGAGTAAAATATGCACACCAATCCCAAGATTACACACGCAATCTTTCCATGCTATAGTCGCAGAAAACTCGTAGTATACTCGTCGTAAGATAAGCGAATAGGCACAAGTCGGAAGAGAGCTTTCCGATGGGCGTGGCAAGACTGCAAGAAAGAGCAATAGATAATTCTAGCTCGGGGGCTTATATCCGATCGATTAGAAGGATCGAGTTTTAAAGCAGGCATAGCATTCAGTGTTTGCCGATTGATTCTTTCACTGAATaattcgctttcgttcgttcaaatacgatcttacagaaatcatttcccctAGTGTCATTCCTTTGCTtttacgtgctacaaatcacgatacaaaagagaacgagacaactttgcttcggttcgcacttcatgatacacgaaCCAACAAACCGAAACCGTTATGTAcggtttcggtgcagaaagtttattttcttctttgcctctaacaaatacatatcgaacctctccatgcatcatgatacagcaggatcatacggactacgcaaagcgaatgattcctattcaactaatgtagcagatcctgattcataagtctcagagagtgcaaacttatgattatttagctagaAAGAGGctcagggaagggtagtcagattatatttttcatttttaacgctgctatcccttgaaatatatatattcattaGGCTGGCAattgatgtatggaaaaaacttcatcatcgaattccaaaaaaaccaaaacatctcgaaaaaaaattttggccgaaaatcgaccttttaggatttagcctgagaggcaatgaaggtatggaaaaaaaattatcgaatttaaacaaCCGACCatgaacattttgtttattgacccaaaaaaaaaatgacctgtgcaaaatttcagctcaatcggacatgatttaggagtgcctcaaagcacacaaagttttggttttttggccactcagtcccaaaaaatcgattttcggtcaaaaatttttttgcgaGATGACATCAGATCTTGAGTTTTGCTCGCTTCCGGAAACCCGTCGTTTTTTCCTgaaatttcgttggttactgttagctatagttcggttttcttCACGAATgagctgttgctagaagattccctagtaatttgtacactcttctgccgatgcacgtgcagtaccactattgcaccgtccagagctaagtagacagggaaagacattcacgaatcgctgcccgtaaaaaccctgtcccgttgtaccgcccggtgagctccccgttacccaatacctaaaatccacgtaagaatcgtgataaggtgcggcactaatttccttcataagcgctgAGCTCCGTTACAAGAACTAAtaaccgtaatatgctctgagggagagatgtgatattgcacttcttaaaaccgcgttgattgggaaatccgcgtaacgaaaaaaccgcgttatttgcaaaatccgcgtaaaaaaacgcgttaattggaaaatcgtaaaaatcgtaaaaaaacgtcgtaaaaaccgcgcaaaaaaacgtgtataaaaaacctgggtgtacttaGAAATGACCTCAATATGTTTTCACagaattaaatgtcttcaaacaaaaacatgtcttcacatctggcatctatattatgtgctcaaagaatgtaataaaaaaaagcgcggactggagaattaatgcacgaatacttggagaacacgctcaccagagaaacggtttcttcttttcgctggtgggcatgaagtgaACAGATTGAtgaaatctctcattcatacaagctgtttctctgagctttataatCTCTGAGAGAAATAGCTTATGAGCATAttatagaggagatgtgtctaaaacgcgcctaccgggcaatttgacccgcctgattttctcgtaaaccagcaagaatagaatgcaatggatacaggaaatcgtgctagtcaatgatagaatccccctatgcaagttttacattagTAACATGCTttaacaaaataagaaaaatatttttttttggaagtgattttcgatgtaattttctacatcatttctataaagtttttgttgtttgaaaccgattcagaggcgataactgtgggtcatatttattgagtcgagttcccagtaaatatctcagatgaagaaaatggtaagaaaggattcatttccttctcaatttgatattttccacatcagcttaccatcgggcagtacactagatcggggcaatttgtttgctttcggccggataacattctcacgagagaaatagcttgtatgtgagggatgccaggtgattttttcaactatctctgcatgacacgaataaatgtctttaaatgtaatcataatgaagaaAAACGAGTAAACCATCGCGATATTTCTAattcatgttcgataaatcacacaaacaattgttttcacatacttgaaatgacctcagtgtgttttcacaaaattcaatgtcttcacatctggcatctatactatgtgctcagagaatgtgaGAAAAAAGAGTGCGGACTGGaaaattaatgcacgaatactgggagaacacgctcaccggagaaacggtttcttctctttgcTGGTGGGCATGATGTTAATAGattctctcattcatacaagctgtttctctgagcgttatagtctctgagagaaacaactcatggacatattatacttctgctgggccatttaacaccgtatgattggaaatttagaatttgggcgccttacaaaagAAAATTCGTAgcgcttttgttattcagtatctaaaatacagaacgaatacagatgactgagggttaactaaacTACGTATTGACGTAGTTGTTatcttaaattttaagagcacggtcaggataaatccattctcgcgtAGGGGGTGTGTATTACACGCTTCTcctatacttctgctgggccatttaacaccatatgattggaaaatatagaatttggacgccttacaaaataaagttcatagcacttttgttattcagtatctaaaataccgAACGATTACAGATGGCTGAGGGTTAACttatctacgtactgacgtagatGTTACcataatttttaagagcatggtcaagataaatccattctcgcttaggaggtgcgtattacacacttctcctatatattcgtgagaggttacttgcataaCACATTGTGTACCATTCGATATTGATCGATATTCAAACACAGGCCGAATCAGATTTTTCATAATAGCCGCGGGtcgtaatgatttttttccactgttgtttatgataaaattaaaatatacggattcaacaggtttttttttctatggctCACTACAGCATTTAAATTAGAAACTATTCTGTTTATAATATGAAGACGGTATCACAGTTAAATTGGGTGTTCCTTCAGTCATTCAAAAAGTTTattataaggtacaccggggcaagttgaaattcggggtaagttaaaacggaaatcataacattcactaggaatgatggattgacgtgataaaaatctattaagtaaacattatctttcagcCCACCTTATTACAGCCATTATCAGAATATTGAAATGCAttaacgcaatccgcgcctttgtttactCTTACTTGatccgtgaaatcaaaacaaacatttttgcgcgctgactGAATCGGTCTaaaaacactgattttttttcaaaaataccgtCCGAATCGCACGTCTggtaatcaaatagggataaCCAAGTGTAGTGGCTTTGAAAACcaaactgaaaaatctttttccgtatAGCTCTGAGCATTTAAACTCGCCCCATGTTTTTTCCAACCCTGGAGTAAGTAGAACCAGTGAAAATCaactatttttaaaacattGCTGCAGATTCCGGACGTTATTTGTCGAtgattgctgtatgaatgaatgatagtatatttaaaaaatatgaatcatttatatttcgttcctcagtatgttctacataaCTTCTGAATACACGGACATAATACAAGTAAAATTTGTTAGTTTTGCAACTAGaggtcgttcaaatattacgtaacgcaattttttactattttagactccTTCTTCCCTacacaacatgaaaaaaatcgtcattcgcataaaaatgtttagatttagtTGGATTTATTCCTAAACAATTTCTCCAATTTTTCCGACAAGCCATCCCCTCCTCCCTTTTCGAGTGCGTTatgtaatatttgaatatttgaatgatcccataaacctcAATAGTGGCCGTTTCGAGTGGCTCTACTCTGACATGACCGTTtaaaatagtattcttgatgttattgtttcgtatattgATTCCTAGTATGTTGTGTCCATTTTGTGTGTAGTATACTACTCCTCCACATCTCACGTGTACCAAAACCCTTTTTTCCTaatgtttatatgtaattctttcaatttggtgattcataaatcagttgtagatagttTGAGAAGCAAAATcgcacattaaactcatgataattccgcgtttcaacttaccccgcacTACGAGACAACGGGaaacaatgcatatgaaaacaaaacattttcaaaattgatatttttcaaagcatccagtgtgaatccctattttttatcgaaagtcatctgttataccttgtatacgctgcaaacagatttcaatttactgatctagcgattttttaagataactttcaagttggACTTCCAAAAAGTCGTTCCAACTTGCCTCGGTGTaccttaatttttttaattttatttcaatatagaaaattttaGGGGGATGTTCATCAAGGAAACTGGACGGAATAGAAAAAGTTTTTGCATGTGCTTTGAAGCTTCCAAATCTGCCTTCATGGCCTGGAGTGCGTCGACGTATAGTTGACGATACTTTGGAAATTCTCAGTGTCAGAAAATGGACTGAATattaatttttccattttttttgtcgaacaaCATGAGTTCACCTACGTATTTTTTATCTGATTGAGTTGTGAACCGATTTACCTTGCAGGTCCAAGTTCAACTTGTTCAGATGACTTGTAATGTTCGTTGGGAAAGCTAGATCTGCTACACATTCCGCGTTTTTGAAATTCTCGCCCGGTTTTAAGTGAAAGATGGAATGTCGCCATACTGTGCGTTCACATCTTCTGGAGAAGCATGGAACTCACGATGATTCAATGCGTGTGATTTGATGTGGTTTACGATTTTGACGACATCCTTGAACTGCATGTATTACTTCAAAATTTCGGGATGTTTTCGAAGTTGAACAATAGCACCTTCGAACCAGATCTTATTTTCAACCTTTGAATCAGACCTTCTACTATGTTCTCAATTCGTTTCGTGATAGGATTCCTTCGCAAACTGACTATCCAATGCCACACCTTTGATCGAGTAGCATTTTTTTCCGCTACAATGTAGCTTGCTTCAATGCACAACACGCTCCCTGACTACCCAATTGTTCTCTTAACTCATTTTCTTAGCATGGACTGTGCCAAAAAATACTTGTACATTATTGACGCATGTTTCGACCCATAATATCATTACAAATTGAACTCCTTCATTACAGCAACAGCTTCGCTACAAATAAATCTCCGGTCCGtaaaaaagtaaattttaaaCCATTTCTATTGGAAAACATATCCTTCGTcatttagtttttgtttttttttgctagtgCTGCCTTCCATTTCGCTTCAATGTACACAGTACACGCAACTGCCAGCAAAAAGAAGCGATTTCCAATTGACACTTAAATGGAAATAAACTCAACTGTTCTTCAATGGCGAATGCGCAGAAAAATCAACTGAAttctcttcaaaactttctctttgtttcaaatgtttccaatgtttcaaactaaccgggcaatcgatgaaACACAGGTTTGCTCTTGCGAGAGGCCGACGTTTCAGACGGCAGGTCGGTGGCTGACTCGGATTGTGTCATCTCTGCAGCTTgggccgcctcggttccttatcctcgttgtATGGGGACTTCTCCTCCATGAAATTTGACCTCAGAATAGATTTtgttacgaaaaaataaatacataatAAAAATGAGCTCCGGTTTCATTAATACGTAAGAACTAACATTGACAGCAGCTATTGTAGTTACCCGCATGAATTAATACGAGTGTCAGCAGAACAGCACCAAAAGTGTGAAAAAGTCCATGGAGTACTAACAAGACCAACTGTCAAAAGGTTGAATAAGCATAGAAAAATGGGAAAGATACAGACAATGATCGGATTGCATACACACGGTTAACCTTTTCACTACGGAGCACTACGCCGAAATGTATGCATAtggcgctggtgtgatcgatgcgCAGTACCatcctgatgtcgtctatagacgacactcgaaCACACAGGtagtcgcgcggatgtcgcctatagacgacgctcgtagcgaaagggttaacaaCAATTACTGCCATGTTATTTTTACTAggttttctgaaattttttttaactattcatccctcagaagaaaaaaaatctatcatttTTCAATTCAGGCTGCGGGCTGCAGGATGGTCATTAGTGATCTAGTTTGATTTCTGAATTGATCCTATGTGCATTTGTCGATCAACGGTTCGAACAACTTGATTCGTTTTCTATCGCGACCAGAGCGGTGGATTTGCAACCAAATGTCAAAAGTCTCGAAAATTGCAGCAAATATAGGGACCTGTAACTTCAATGTTGGTCTATAAGGCGTTTTggatataatgaaaaaaaacttaagcTTGAAATTGAGCCGAAGCGCAACAATTTTTGCGGAAAATCGAGCAGAGGTTCGGATGTCAGAAGCAGCTAGAGAAGACCACAAGTCTAATTTGGCAACGAAACGGTGACAACGTTTTAGCGTTTAAACGGACATTTTTATGATCCATGGATTTCAAACTGAGGATACGATgtgaaaaaacgaaataaatgtatcaaaaatgtaaaacgcatttttctcgaaaccatgttttgcaaACAGGTGGGTGTTCTATCTCTGGAaaggtccatccgattttgatgaaattattttttccagattctccactaaattcgTAAAAATCGtaagtaggatttttttttttatatttcgaaaaataatatttaggttaattttttgtctcgatttttgaggcaaaatcCTATTTTGAAAATCTATATTTTGAAACAAACCTACGTACGACGACAGGAAATGTATCCGAGATCACGTAAAAAAAAcgattggttgaaatcggttcactagaaaaacttgcagAACTGCCCCCAAAATATGAGttgtacagaaaaaaatatttaaaacaaaTCCGACATCACTgaaaatgtcaatttttttGTTCCTGTTAGTATCGACGCTAAGACGCAACAAATTCTTTCGTCATCTCAATTCAACGAAAAAAGTATCACAGATCTGAAATTTTCCGAAATTTGTAAGTTATatgagaaaaagaaaaattcgaGTGGTTTtatccgagatacgaccgcttaggacgtaggactacgcaatatttttttttttgaaatttgttggtttatcatttcggatattatttgcgaatacttcgatatttcataaataactctttagtaaaaagatccggggaccctgaaaaggttcaatgacttgcgtggttttgttgaatcatttcgagaagcaacgattctttcttggcTTTGCGAgaactaattggtcatatgtcgcaatttgtttctttatatcaatgcacgcattgcactgagtatttaacgagaggcatcttccgtgcatcgccactcaacaagcatcaaacacgcgtctaatagatgcacacagttgcagcgatgaaactgtgtgcatctgaagtgaaatattcgctagcgttcacagctcgagggaaaacataaaacacaaaacgagcagaacatGCGACCTCTGTTGTTTCGGGCTCAGAAAGATTTTAAGAATTGTCTTCAGATGAGAAGCAATACTTATACattagcgacagcttacttacttcgcaaatattctcttttcgctatccctcttcgttgtttctattcttcttccaCTTTTCCTTgttttacggagactttaaatcctacgattcaTTCGTTTTCGACTGTTTCTAtactagcggctgcataagttgctcgttattgacagttctgttcgggaaagcacacaaatggacagaacaaaagtatggggaaatgggaatgcttccaattttcatcaatttaaactatatacagactgtgggattgtaatgtatagcatataaaacaaatcttagaaaatttccgattcgattggtatgcaaatcgttcaaaaccgttcgcagcaaaaatagttattaaagggtgtgtcacatcaaattgcatcacggaaaaaacgctgtagaaatttaatttttaggaattatatcttcagctttcgcttataatcagataagagtgtatagatcacgttggccatgcttcactgtcaatttttcgtaaatttggaaaaatgtcgtcgaacgaaaaagagcgtcgtgaattaatcctgtgcactcatttcgagaatccggagttgtcacatcgggacatcggtaagatgctgggaatcgtccaatccacggtcagcagagtactaaaacgatactttgagaacctaaccatcgaccggaatgtgaagaacggcaaaaatggatgctccgtcagtgaaaaagatgcgtagttaagcagtttagacgtgatccgagaagttcggtccgggatgtcgccaataagctgaatttgtcaagttcattcgtccagcggaccaagcagcgggagggcctgcgtacatacaaggttcagaaggctcctaaccgcgacgaagggcaaaacatggtggggaagacgcgagctttctttcgtcagctgccgggcctgttgttcttctccgcagaggacaaattcagcgttccggaggagattcgcaagcagaaactatccaagtttgctaaaaagtacatggtgtggcaagcgatctgctcttgcggaaagcggagcgcctccttcgtgatgagcggcacggtaaacgggcaggtagaccttaaggagtgcctacagatgcgcttactaccactattgaagcagcacgagggcccgaccatcttctggccggatctcgcttcgtgccactattcaaaggacgtgttggagtggtacaaagccaacggggtcacctacgtgccaaaggaaatgaacccgcccaacgcgccggagcttcgcctaatagagaaatattgggcgattatgaagcaggccctccggaagaacccaaaagttgtcaaatcggaggcggacttcaagagaaaatggatttctgttcaaaaaaaactacaacctgacgttgtacagaaccttatggacggggtaaagaggaaggtgcgagcatacgggcttgggctcgaagtatgaataaaaagaaaatgccaaaagttgttcaatagtttttattttactgtctaaaattttcaaaaggatcggtctactgggcgaatttctacagcgttttttccgtgatgcaatttgatgtgacacaccctttaacattaactttatttcataaaaacgtgacctgttttctgatttggcaccataATGTaagacgaagtcctacgtcaaaaagaggtTTATAATGCGCAGAATTAGGcttttaatgttttgtttatgttccTTACAGGATGAGACAAGGTTGAGTtgaaaaatatgcgttattccCGTCAACAGCTTGTTTTAGCCATGGAGATAACAAAACGCCGAGCAACAAAATATCAAGGAATTCCGGAAAGTACTCTCCATGCACAACTGAAATGGAATGGTAACGTGAAACGCCTTGGAAAAAAGTTGAAGGGTTTGAGCCTAGGGACAAGGACGTaactttgacgtaggactttgattgttcggaacaattgtttttttaaatgttattcTTTTTATTGTTTAGAAATCTATTATTTCAACTGTTTTGAAACTCCCCATTAAAAGGGCCTTTTatttgtatgtactcataaccgtagAACGggcgaacaaaaaacaacttaACTTTTGGCAGGAGGTTcgactgtctaactgaaaataataaatgaatgtgtgacacataacagggtgggaTGGGATTGGTAAacgtgcatttaagtggaaattagcagtTAGAGCTTGATAGTTATtctctaaacaaaaactgttttcgacaaagttgttacatatgatagtgTCCTTATTTTTATGCTATCAAAaacagggtgaccaaaattgtcgatgatataaaaaatataattttcttttctatataggtagaggtaaacatagttcgacgatGTTGTAGccctagttatttgagacaacTTTATAGAACAAAGAACCTATGTTACTACCCGGAAGAACTCCTCTATCAATTGAGAGCATGCTATTTCGAACATCGTTAATTATAAAGAATTGTTTTCGATCAGAGAGATAGCTTTTTATCAGATCATTG
The Toxorhynchites rutilus septentrionalis strain SRP chromosome 2, ASM2978413v1, whole genome shotgun sequence genome window above contains:
- the LOC129767988 gene encoding leucine-rich repeat-containing protein 15-like — its product is MFNRWTGAKHSSTERPNHTQMATSFWYFFFIGLCILARMIDGRREIKFNCTLTANYYDCLFRDVIIRNESEADSIFFGVQNFNDTSIAFRDCSMVVLPKKVFETFPAIQYLSSDACNIQKLLGGTFANAQRLQELHLYNNKISKLNNFVFNGALQLEILSLYNNTVKYLEEHAFDGLGHLRQLYMDDNLIEKLPESLFSGLEELQILELQNNNIKEINDDQFVLCSMLRELNLSTNMINTFNMAQLIGLNKLEILDVGKNYLDEVFVTKYLRTLNAQENQISRILMDQGDFFQLTNLNLSRNNIANINNIFKFRNLVELDVSYNELITLDFVIFAFMKNLKGIKLNNNHLWIVDNGIPAPAKSLRTLDLAHNKFLFIDLAVFDTFPALENIYLHGNELIDMRIEDVEQNFPYLALVSTDNNDWDCINLMNIVTTLERAYVKWSTGNRNCTKPEQHKFICCTSMEHQLREKIVRLTKEIYKSRKMIKQLIMENAELRTEVETQLLPSD